Proteins encoded in a region of the Halostella limicola genome:
- the hutH gene encoding histidine ammonia-lyase yields MSEVVLDGESLTPEDVAAVARDGATVAIADEAREAVRQSRERVEDVLDSGETVYGINTGFGELVDQRIPPEDVEQLQTNLVRSHAAGAGRELDREEVRAMMLTRINALVKGYSGIREVVVDHLLTMLNEGIHPVVKSRGSLGASGDLAPLAHMALVLIGEGEARVESRSTDGSSGQRPRDDGGSTDRLAGDAALATADLDPLTLRAKEGLALINGTQLTVGLAALAVVDAERAVRAADAAGALTTEVTLATTAACDDAIQAVRPHRGQRVSARNVKRLTEGSEIVESHRNCDRVQDAYSIRCLPQVHGAVRDAATHLREAVETELNSATDNPLVFPPHAVDDRASGTDRAAVLSGGNFHGEPLALRLDYLTSAVTELAAISERRVDRMLNPNLQEPHLPPFLAPDSGLQSGYMIAQYTAAALLNENRAIGRPSTDNTPVSGGQEDHVSMSGQSALDARRAVENATRVVATELLCGAQAAEFVTPEAVRAATPGVDPDEVDADGDGDLSHGDGTARVYEAVREVVTPLSGDRPVHEDVELVDAVVASGTLDVALGDLVE; encoded by the coding sequence GTGAGTGAGGTCGTCCTCGACGGCGAGTCGCTGACGCCCGAGGACGTGGCGGCGGTCGCCCGCGACGGCGCGACCGTCGCGATCGCGGACGAGGCCCGCGAGGCGGTCCGGCAGTCCCGCGAGCGCGTCGAGGACGTGCTCGACAGCGGCGAGACCGTCTACGGTATCAACACCGGCTTCGGCGAGCTAGTCGACCAGCGCATCCCCCCGGAGGATGTCGAGCAGCTACAGACGAACCTCGTCCGCAGCCACGCCGCGGGCGCGGGCCGCGAACTCGACCGCGAGGAGGTGCGCGCGATGATGCTCACCCGGATCAACGCCCTCGTCAAGGGGTACTCCGGCATCCGCGAGGTCGTCGTCGACCACCTCCTGACGATGCTGAACGAGGGGATCCACCCGGTCGTCAAGTCGCGGGGCAGCCTCGGCGCGAGCGGCGACCTCGCCCCGCTCGCGCACATGGCGCTGGTGCTGATCGGGGAGGGGGAAGCGCGCGTCGAGTCCCGCTCGACGGACGGATCGAGCGGGCAGCGCCCGCGAGACGACGGCGGCTCGACCGACCGCCTCGCCGGCGACGCCGCGCTCGCGACGGCGGACCTCGACCCGCTGACCCTGCGGGCCAAGGAGGGGCTGGCGCTCATCAACGGGACGCAACTCACCGTGGGCCTCGCCGCCCTCGCCGTCGTCGACGCCGAGCGGGCGGTCCGCGCGGCCGACGCCGCCGGCGCGCTCACGACGGAGGTGACGCTGGCGACAACCGCCGCCTGCGACGACGCCATCCAGGCCGTGCGGCCCCACCGCGGCCAGCGGGTCAGCGCGCGCAACGTCAAGCGCCTCACCGAGGGCTCGGAGATCGTCGAGTCCCACCGCAACTGCGACCGGGTGCAGGACGCCTACTCGATCCGCTGTCTCCCGCAGGTCCACGGCGCGGTCCGCGACGCGGCGACTCACCTCCGCGAGGCCGTCGAGACGGAACTGAACAGCGCGACGGACAACCCCCTGGTCTTCCCGCCGCACGCGGTCGACGACCGGGCCAGCGGCACCGACCGCGCCGCGGTGCTGTCGGGCGGCAACTTCCACGGCGAACCGCTCGCGCTCCGGCTGGACTACCTAACGAGCGCCGTCACGGAACTGGCGGCCATCTCCGAGCGCCGCGTCGACCGGATGCTCAACCCGAACCTGCAGGAGCCGCACCTCCCGCCGTTTCTCGCGCCCGACAGTGGCCTCCAGTCGGGCTACATGATCGCCCAGTACACCGCGGCGGCGCTGCTGAACGAGAACCGCGCCATCGGCCGCCCGTCGACGGACAACACGCCCGTCAGCGGCGGGCAGGAGGACCACGTCAGCATGAGCGGCCAGTCGGCGCTCGACGCGCGCCGGGCCGTCGAGAACGCGACCCGGGTCGTCGCGACGGAACTGCTCTGCGGCGCGCAGGCCGCCGAGTTCGTCACGCCAGAAGCGGTCCGGGCGGCGACGCCCGGCGTCGATCCCGACGAGGTCGACGCCGACGGGGACGGCGACCTCTCGCACGGCGACGGCACCGCCCGCGTCTACGAGGCGGTCCGCGAGGTCGTGACGCCGCTGTCCGGGGACCGGCCGGTCCACGAGGACGTGGAACTCGTCGACGCCGTTGTCGCGTCGGGGACGCTCGACGTCGCGCTCGGCGACCTCGTGGAGTGA
- a CDS encoding DUF7344 domain-containing protein, which yields MAESDPPSPDRMIPLIADERRRHALRCLLEHDALPLADLADEVAVRERGAPIGEIPAEDVKNVYMSLYHSHVPKLDEANVVTYDQETDAVALDEHADLVARYLDAFLDA from the coding sequence ATGGCGGAGTCGGACCCTCCCTCTCCCGACCGCATGATCCCTCTGATAGCCGACGAGCGCCGCCGGCACGCTCTCAGATGCCTGCTCGAACACGACGCCCTCCCGCTCGCCGACCTCGCGGACGAGGTCGCGGTGCGCGAGCGGGGCGCGCCGATCGGCGAGATCCCGGCCGAGGACGTGAAGAACGTGTACATGTCGCTGTACCACTCCCACGTGCCGAAACTCGACGAGGCGAACGTCGTCACCTACGACCAGGAGACGGACGCGGTCGCGCTCGACGAGCACGCCGACCTCGTCGCGCGGTATCTCGACGCGTTTCTCGACGCGTGA
- a CDS encoding TIGR03571 family LLM class oxidoreductase: protein MTGHENAGYRRLFGADDLSFGAGFPLTGANRSTPPVDEEMRLAERAESLGFDALWARDVPTYWPKFGDAGQTFDPWPWLTLAAERTDDIALGTASVVLTLRHPLHVAKAAASVDRLSDGRLVLGVASGDRDPEFAAFDVEKDERGALFRDSVEVLRTVWREEFPETETRWGTLDGDLSVVPDPTTETLPLLPTGHARQSIEWIGDRGDGWLFYHLPEDTLESYLDDWRGVAGDKPYAMAVRVAFADDPDADPEPLHLGYRAGAEWLREYFRRLDDLGVDHVIVSVENDDRERALERFADEVIDRM from the coding sequence ATGACGGGCCACGAGAACGCCGGGTACCGGCGACTGTTCGGCGCTGACGACCTCTCGTTCGGGGCCGGATTCCCGCTCACCGGCGCGAACCGCTCGACGCCGCCGGTCGACGAAGAGATGCGCCTCGCCGAGCGCGCGGAGTCGCTCGGCTTCGACGCCCTCTGGGCGCGGGACGTCCCGACGTACTGGCCGAAGTTCGGCGACGCGGGCCAGACGTTCGACCCGTGGCCGTGGCTCACGCTCGCCGCCGAGCGCACCGACGACATCGCGCTCGGCACCGCGAGCGTCGTGCTCACGCTCCGGCACCCGCTCCACGTCGCCAAGGCCGCGGCGTCGGTCGACCGCCTCTCCGACGGCCGCCTCGTCCTGGGGGTCGCCTCGGGCGACCGCGACCCCGAGTTCGCCGCGTTCGACGTCGAGAAAGACGAACGCGGCGCGCTGTTTCGCGACAGCGTCGAGGTCCTCCGGACCGTCTGGCGCGAGGAGTTCCCCGAGACCGAGACGCGCTGGGGGACGCTCGACGGCGACCTCTCCGTCGTCCCGGACCCCACCACTGAGACGCTCCCGCTGCTTCCCACCGGGCACGCCCGGCAGTCGATCGAGTGGATCGGCGACCGCGGCGACGGCTGGCTGTTCTACCACCTCCCCGAGGACACGCTGGAGAGCTACCTCGACGACTGGCGCGGCGTCGCCGGCGACAAGCCGTACGCGATGGCGGTCCGCGTCGCGTTCGCGGACGACCCGGACGCCGACCCCGAACCCCTCCACCTCGGCTACCGCGCCGGCGCCGAGTGGCTCCGCGAGTACTTCCGCCGCCTCGACGACCTCGGGGTCGACCACGTGATCGTCTCCGTCGAGAACGACGACCGCGAGCGCGCCCTGGAGCGGTTCGCCGACGAGGTGATCGACCGGATGTGA
- a CDS encoding alcohol dehydrogenase catalytic domain-containing protein, with product MRTAAFTDLTGPDGVSIVEEPTPEPGEGQALVDVEACSINRHDLWILEGDSAMVDAEDLPFVSGLDVAGTVEAVGRGTGPSGVDPGDRVVLCPNETCGVCRFCREGPENLCEEFSLYHGGLAESALVDADRLIQLPEGVDATAAAALPTAYLTAYHMLQRAAVEPGDLVFVPGATGGVGVATVQLADVLGARTVGTSSSSEKLDRIADLGADHVVQGTDPDELREAVADVGTPDAAINHLGGPYTELGLDLLRRGGRMVVCGRTAGGRSEIDIPDLFLGHKRVIGSTMGTQADLERLVDLVAEGDLDPTIDETYPLDATGEAFAAMQDRESVGKLVVTN from the coding sequence ATGCGCACCGCCGCGTTCACCGATCTGACAGGCCCCGACGGCGTGTCGATCGTCGAGGAACCGACGCCAGAACCGGGCGAGGGCCAGGCGCTCGTCGACGTCGAGGCCTGCTCGATCAACCGCCACGACCTCTGGATACTGGAGGGCGACTCGGCGATGGTCGACGCCGAGGACCTCCCCTTCGTCAGCGGCCTCGACGTGGCAGGAACGGTCGAGGCCGTCGGTCGGGGGACGGGACCGTCCGGCGTCGACCCGGGCGACAGGGTCGTCCTCTGTCCGAACGAGACGTGCGGCGTCTGCCGGTTCTGCCGAGAGGGCCCCGAGAACCTCTGCGAGGAGTTCTCGCTGTACCACGGCGGCCTCGCGGAGTCGGCGCTCGTCGACGCCGACCGCCTGATCCAGCTGCCCGAGGGCGTGGACGCGACGGCCGCCGCCGCGCTGCCGACGGCGTACCTGACCGCCTACCACATGCTCCAGCGGGCGGCGGTCGAACCGGGCGACCTCGTGTTCGTCCCCGGCGCGACGGGCGGCGTCGGCGTCGCGACCGTCCAGCTCGCCGACGTGCTCGGCGCCCGCACGGTCGGCACGTCGTCGTCGTCGGAGAAACTCGACCGCATCGCCGACCTCGGCGCCGACCACGTAGTGCAGGGAACGGACCCGGACGAACTCCGCGAGGCGGTCGCGGACGTCGGAACGCCCGACGCCGCTATCAACCACCTCGGCGGCCCCTACACGGAACTCGGACTTGACCTGCTCCGCCGTGGCGGCCGCATGGTCGTCTGCGGCCGCACCGCCGGCGGCCGCTCGGAGATCGACATCCCCGACCTCTTTCTCGGCCACAAGCGCGTCATCGGATCTACGATGGGGACCCAGGCGGACCTGGAGCGGCTCGTGGACCTCGTCGCTGAGGGCGACCTCGACCCCACGATCGACGAGACGTACCCGCTCGACGCGACCGGCGAGGCGTTCGCCGCGATGCAAGACCGCGAGTCGGTCGGAAAACTCGTCGTGACGAACTGA
- a CDS encoding 60S ribosomal export protein NMD3 translates to MAESKLCECPRCGRLVNRDVNRRCPECRTSLTDSTEVIEQ, encoded by the coding sequence ATGGCCGAATCGAAACTCTGCGAGTGTCCTCGCTGCGGCCGGCTGGTAAACCGCGACGTGAACCGCCGCTGTCCGGAGTGCCGGACGTCGCTGACGGACTCGACCGAAGTGATCGAGCAGTGA
- a CDS encoding RPA family protein, producing the protein MSDAPTREVARRAFASEFNDAGYTFKESDDERAPNYALLPTGERANRVFVVGTVTEKEDVGEDSEYWRGRVVDPTGTFFMYAGQYQPDAASVLRDLEPPEYVAVVGKPRTYETDDGSINVSVRPESISIVDAATRDRWVVETAERTLDRIERFQGGDEGEDAGSVYEYVGMAREQYDLPVENYRRDVVTALESLDEETEGSDDASVEAE; encoded by the coding sequence ATGAGCGACGCACCCACCCGCGAGGTCGCCCGACGCGCCTTCGCGAGCGAGTTCAACGACGCAGGCTACACGTTCAAGGAGTCCGACGACGAGCGCGCGCCCAACTACGCGCTGCTCCCGACGGGCGAGCGCGCCAACCGCGTGTTCGTGGTCGGGACCGTCACCGAGAAGGAGGACGTCGGCGAGGACAGCGAGTACTGGCGCGGCCGCGTGGTCGACCCCACGGGGACGTTCTTCATGTACGCCGGCCAGTACCAGCCCGACGCCGCGAGCGTACTGCGGGATCTGGAACCCCCCGAATACGTCGCCGTCGTCGGTAAGCCCCGGACGTACGAGACGGACGACGGGTCGATCAACGTCTCCGTCCGCCCCGAGTCGATCTCGATCGTCGACGCCGCCACGCGCGACCGCTGGGTCGTCGAGACGGCCGAGCGCACGCTCGACCGCATCGAGCGGTTCCAGGGCGGCGACGAGGGCGAGGACGCCGGAAGCGTCTACGAGTACGTCGGCATGGCGCGCGAGCAGTACGACCTGCCCGTGGAGAACTACCGCCGCGACGTCGTCACCGCTCTCGAGAGCCTCGACGAGGAGACCGAGGGCAGCGACGACGCGTCCGTCGAAGCGGAGTAG
- a CDS encoding replication factor A (Replication protein A protects and stabilize the intermediate ssDNA that is generated by the unwinding action of a DNA helicase at the replication fork. In addition, SSBs prevent the formation of secondary structures by single-stranded template DNA.) has translation MTLREHAEDVHEQFSDHLDIDVDDVEDRLSTLVDEYKVPVEEARRSVTNHYLDEADMDRDALGSGGENAEVGLGEIETDEQWLDVTAKVVDLWDPRSDAVGQVGLLGDPTGTIKFTKWAKSDLPELEEGQVYRLGNVVTDEYEGQYSVKLNRTTTVEELDEDIEVGDDTSEVEGALVDIQSGSGLIKRCPEEDCTRVLQNGRCQEHGEGEGEFDLRIKGVLDDGNDAHEVIFDKDATEDLTGMSLEEAKDMAMDALDTTVVADEMAEDTLGRYYRVEGPVFGRYVLVDEMEELDGPVDYEDVLIKARSI, from the coding sequence ATGACGCTACGCGAACACGCGGAAGACGTGCACGAACAGTTCTCGGACCATTTAGATATCGACGTCGACGACGTCGAGGACCGCCTCTCGACGCTGGTCGACGAGTACAAAGTCCCCGTCGAGGAGGCGCGCCGGAGCGTCACGAACCACTACCTCGACGAGGCCGACATGGACCGCGACGCCCTCGGCAGCGGCGGCGAGAACGCGGAGGTCGGCCTCGGCGAGATCGAGACGGACGAGCAGTGGCTCGATGTCACGGCCAAGGTCGTCGACCTCTGGGACCCCCGGAGCGACGCGGTCGGGCAGGTCGGGCTCCTCGGCGACCCGACGGGCACGATCAAGTTCACCAAGTGGGCCAAGTCAGACCTCCCGGAACTGGAAGAAGGCCAGGTGTACCGCCTGGGCAACGTCGTCACCGACGAGTACGAGGGCCAGTACTCGGTGAAGCTCAACCGGACGACGACCGTCGAGGAGCTCGACGAGGACATCGAGGTCGGCGACGACACGAGCGAGGTCGAGGGCGCGCTGGTCGACATCCAGAGCGGCAGCGGCCTCATCAAGCGCTGCCCCGAGGAGGACTGCACGCGCGTCCTCCAGAACGGCCGGTGCCAGGAGCACGGCGAGGGCGAGGGCGAGTTCGACCTCCGCATCAAGGGCGTCCTCGACGACGGGAACGACGCCCACGAGGTCATCTTCGACAAGGACGCCACCGAGGACCTCACCGGCATGAGCCTCGAAGAGGCCAAGGACATGGCGATGGACGCGCTGGACACCACCGTCGTCGCGGACGAGATGGCCGAGGACACGCTCGGCCGCTACTACCGCGTCGAGGGGCCGGTGTTCGGCCGCTACGTCCTGGTCGACGAGATGGAAGAGCTGGACGGGCCGGTCGATTACGAGGACGTGCTGATCAAAGCGAGGTCGATCTGA
- a CDS encoding DUF7091 family protein yields MSGDRISRLIRSTARKAGKQFGEAKRAYRSARIQYGLPTDDAGRAKIVCRRYAEKRTATIDDRGRPACYEGGHPDCEGCAEDVREGRIETW; encoded by the coding sequence GTGAGCGGCGACCGCATCTCGCGACTCATCAGGTCGACCGCTCGCAAGGCCGGCAAGCAGTTCGGTGAGGCGAAGCGCGCGTACCGCTCGGCCCGCATCCAGTACGGCTTGCCGACGGACGACGCCGGGCGCGCGAAGATCGTCTGTCGGCGCTACGCCGAGAAGCGGACGGCCACCATCGACGACCGGGGTCGGCCCGCCTGTTACGAGGGGGGCCACCCCGACTGCGAGGGCTGCGCCGAGGACGTGCGCGAGGGCCGGATCGAGACCTGGTAG